From the genome of Shimia isoporae:
TCGTCGTCGAAAGCCACTTCGCGTCCCGGTGCGTATTCTTCAGTGATCTGGGATTTCAAAGGCTCGGTCTCGGCAATCCTGCGTGCCACCTGAATGCCCTTCACAATCGTGCGACAGTCCGTGTCAGTAGCAAGATAATTCGGGTGAATTTCAGGATGATCGTCAATGTTCGCGGATGTGAGCTCCAAATGCCCTGCACTTTCAGGACGCAATTGAAGAACGGACGCCGTAAAGGCCGAGAACTTGTGCGCCCCTTCTGCCGGGCTATCGGCACTAAAGGGCTGAATATGAAACTGGATGTCTGGCGTAGCCAGATGGTCTTCTGTTTTCAGAAAGCCCGTCCCAAGGCTTGCTGCCATCGTCATTGGGCCACGCTGCGTCAATGCATATTGCGCCGCAATGGCTGCCTGCTTGAAGATATTGCTGGTCTCGACATTGATGGTGCTCAGCTTGGTTTTGAAAACCGGGCGCGCCTGCAAATGATCCTGAAGGTTCTTGCCTACGCCTTTTAGCGCCGCCTTTACCTCGATCCCGTGGGCCGCCAGTTCGTCCGGATCACCGATACCGGAAAGCATCATGATTTGCGGAGAGCCAATCGCCCCCGCGCTCAGGACAACTTCGCGCCGCGCTCGCACGTCCTGAAGCTTGTCTTTGACCCGCGCCTGCACGCCAACGGCCCGACCGTCTGACAATAGCACCTTCTGGGTTTGTGCATCCGTTACGACGGTCAAATTGGACCGGCCGCGTGCAGGCGCGAGATAAGCCGCCGCAGAGGAGCAACGGCGGCCGCCTTTCATGGTCAGCTGAAAATAGCCGACCCCTTCCTGATCTTCTCCGTTGTAGTCCGGGTTGCGCTTGTACCCGGCTGCTTCCGCCGCATCGACCCACAGGTCGACAACTTCGCGCGTCAATCTTGAGTTCTGCACAGACAACGGACCGTCTTTTCCGCGAAGACCGCTTGCGTCCTCGCCCTCCCAGTTCTCGGCGCGCTTGAAATAAGGGAGAACATCCTCCCACGACCATCCGGAACAGCCAAGCTGCGCCCAGCCGTCATAATCTTCCTTTTGCCCGCGCACATACAGCAGGCCATTGATCGAGCTTGAGCCCCCAAGCACACGCCCGCGCGGCCAGGGAATGGAGCGGCCCGAAATACCAGGGTCCGGCTGGGTAACATAACGCCAATCCGTACCCGGGTTCCCCATCGTGCGAAAATACCCAACAGGAATGTGAATCCACGGATTTGAGTCTTTGGGACCGGCTTCCAATAACGCCACCGTATATCGACCGCACTCAGAGAGGCGGTTTGCAAGGGCACATCCGGCTGATCCGGCACCTACGACAACGTAGTCAAATTCCAAAGTTGGCTCCAATATCAAAAAATGAGACTTTTTGTCCTGTTTTTTGTATGATCAACGACGCTACAGTGATTCCGCCACAAGTCAAAAGATTTCTATAAGGCCAGATTCATGACTGAGACCGACCGCATACCGACCAACCTGCGCACGCTACTGATCCTTGAGGTCTTGGGAAAAAGCGACCAGCCGATGACGGCGACCGAGATAAACGCGGCACTGGGGCTCCCCAAGCAAACTGTGCACCGTCTCTGTGCCACGCTTGAACAGAACGGGTTTCTGACGCGCTTGGGCAAGTCAAAGCATTACCAAGTCGCGCGCCGCTTACGCGAACTCGGCGTTGGGTTGCTTTACAATTCCCGCGACCACATCGTGCGCCGTCAAATCCTGCTTGATGTGGCCCGTGAGGTTCGGGAGACGGTGAATTACGTCGTGCCCGAAGACGATGGCATGAGCTATCTGGATCGCGTCGAAGCCGATTGGGCCTTCCGCATCCAACTGCCAATTGGCACCAACGTACCGTTTCACTGCACCGCTTCCGGAAAGGCGTTTCTTGCGAGTCTGGCACCCGTCACCCGCCGCAAATTCGTGGCATCCCTTAATCTGGAACGCATGACCAACGCGACGCATGTCACACAAGACACTTTGCTTGCCGAACTAAAGGAGATCACCCGCCTTGGCTATTCGATGGATCGCGAGGAATTCCTCGAAGGCATGATTGCCATCGCCGTACCTGTCAAGGATCCGACGGGGCGGTTTATTGCGGCGCTGGCAATCCACGGCCCCACGCAGCGGGCTTCGATGCAGGAAGCAACCGAGAAAAAGGAAATTTTGCAGGCTGCTGCTGACCGGCTCGGCGGCGCACTGTTTCCAACTGCCTAGATCCGGCTCTTCATCCAGCCCGCCGCCGTCTTGCAAACCGCCGACAGATGATCCTGCTGCGATAGCCCCGTGACCCGTTTTCGTGGCTTGAGATCATGGTCACCATCCTCCAACCAAAAAACGTCAACCGTCTCCGACAATCCATATCCCGCAACTTCATTCATCGTCCCAAATGGATCTCGCGATCCCTGGCAAATCAAAAGGGGGGCTTTGGCATCTTGCAGATGGTCCGTACGGAGCTTCTCCGGCTTATTTTGCGGATGAAAGGGATATCCAACGCAAACCACCCCGCCGATGCGACCTGCTGCGAAAAGATCACCGCCAATCAAGCTCGCAACTCGTCCACCCATCGACTTGCCGCCAAGGAAAACCGGCCCGTCTTGTCCCAACTCGTCGAAAGCGCTGCGGAACTCGGCTTCGATTTTCTCAATTCTGGGCGGCGGCCGCCGTGGCCCGCCGGACCGACGCGCCGCCATATACTCAAACTCGAAACGCACGACGCGAATTCCGGACAACGCGAGCCCATCTGCAATGTGATTCATGAAAGGGATATCCATGGCCGCGCCGGCACCGTGCGCGAAAACAAACGTACAGTCTGCATCGGCAGCCTCGTTGACCAGAAACTCCACCATCGCATGGCCCTCCCAATTTCACTTCGACGAAATACCTCTGAGCAAACCCAAGGTCACCCAAAATTCGCGGCGTCCTGAGATCCAATGGCAAACCAAAGTTTTCAAACTGCCTTCTTGACGGGCGCATTTTTCGAGGTCACGCTGAATTTGTGATCAGTTTGAAAACAATTTGCGCCTCGATCCTTCTTGTTCTGCCTCTTGCCGGACAGGCCCGTGCCACTCAGGACATCGTTATGACATTCGCGGGATGCACCGGCCGGTTTTCCGCCGAGATGGAACACAGCTGGCTTGTGGCAGATGACCGCGCCGAAGCCTTCCAGAGCGAACGCCAGACTTTCGTCTCTATTCTCGAAGCCGCAATGAACACCAATCACCGGGCCGTCCTCGGGCACCGGATACAAACCAAGCATGCACATGCCTCTCTTTTGGCCATTGCCAGTTTTAGCGACGATGCAACCCGCGCGCGAACCGCGCGCCTGCTCGCGAATGACTATTTAGAGGGCTGTCGCAGCCTGATTTTGGGCGGCTGACAAACCAGACATCCTACAAATGGTTAATTTTTCAGCTGAAATTCGACTCTTGTCTGATTTTTGAGCGCTCATTTCGGAATCCGAAGATTCATTTCCCACCGATGTTTACGAGTCACGCACCTCTGACCCTATGGTGAGCACGGGATGAAAAACCCGATTGAAAACGTGCGACGGATCCGGCCTAGGAACCATTGGTCCATCGCACGCCGCAATAAATTGCGTAGGCGGAATATGGGGGAGTTGCCAATGCTTCGCAAGACCGCTGCGCGTCGTAAGAAGGGACATACGATGTCAAAGAAACTACTTGGCGCCACCACCGCACTGATGATGACCGCAGCCATGCCAGCACTTGCTGACTGCCCTGTAAAAGTAGGCGTTCTGCACTCACTCTCCGGCACCATGGCCATTTCCGAAACTACACTAAAGGACACGATGGAGCTGCTGATCGAACAACAAAATGCCGCCGGTGGTGTTTTGGGTTGTGACATCGAAGCTGTTGTCGTGGACCCCGCTTCCGACTGGCCTCTGTTCGCTGAAAAAGCACGTGAGCTGCTGACCGTGCACGAAGTCGACGTGATTTTCGGCAACTGGACATCCGTGTCCCGCAAATCTGTGCTTCCGGTTATTGAAGAACTGAATGGACTTCTGTTCTACCCGGTTCAGTACGAAGGTGAAGAAAGCTCCAAAAACGTCTTCTACACCGGCGCGGCGCCCAACCAACAAGCCATTCCGGCCACTGACTACTTCCTTGAAGAACTGGAAGTCGAAAAATTTGCGCTTCTGGGCACCGACTACGTCTACCCGCGCACAACCAACAACATCCTTGAAAGCTACCTGCAGCAAAAAGGCATCGCGGCTGACGATATCTTCGTCAACTACACGCCGTTTGGCCACTCCGACTGGTCCAAGATCGTTGCTGACGTCGTTGCTCTGGGTGCAGACGGCAAAAAGGTCGGCGTGATCTCTACGATCAACGGTGATGCGAACGTTGGCTTCTACAAAGAACTGGCAGCCGCTGGTATCTCGGCAGATGACATCCCGGTTGTCGCATTCTCCGTGGGTGAAGAAGAACTCTCCGGTCTGGACACGTCCAACCTTGTCGGCCACCTCGCGGCATGGAACTACTTCCAGTCTGCTGAATCCGACGCCAACGATGCCTTTATCGAAGCATGGAAAGCCAAGATGGGCGAAGAGCGCGTGACCAACGATCCTATGGAAGCCCACTATATCGGCTTCAACATGTGGGTGAATGCGGCCACCGCAGCCGGCACCACTGAAGTGGACGCAGTACGCACCGCAATGTACGGCCAAGAGTACCCGAACCTGACCGGTGGTACCGCTGTCATGCTGCCGAACCATCACCTGGCGAAACCGGTTCTGATCGGTGAAATTCAGGAAGATGGTCAGTTCGACATCATTTCCCAGACTGAAGAAGTTCCGGGCGATGCTTGGACAGACTTCCTGCCGGAATCTGCTGTACTGGTCTCCGACTGGAAAGAACTGGGCTGCGGTATGTACAACACCGAAACCAAGTCCTGCGTTCAGATCAAATCCAACTACTGATCTGATTTGAAAAGATTTCCGGACGCCGCCATTGGCGTCCGGAACCTCGGACGACCCTCTCAGGACATACTCAAATGTTGACCCTATGCCGCCTATTGGTTGCTTGCATGGCTCTCTGCCTGCACGCCCTCCCGGCAACCTCCCAGACCGAAGACGCCCCGATTCAATTGCTCCTTCAAGAGCATGCCGAGGTACTAAAGAAGTCCTCACGCAAAACCATCGGGCCCGCCATCGACGCGCTTGCCAACAGTGGCCTTGAAGATGCGCAGGTGGTTCTGGAACGTTGGCAAAATAAGGACATGTGGGTCAGCAAGAAAAACGGCCTCTTTGTCTTCGCCGAAAAGAAAGACAACAAAACCCTTTCACTTTTTGACGTGGCCGGCAGCAAGACAATCGGCGAAGGCGCAAAGAAAGATTTCAAGCAACTCAAGCCCAATTCCGGCATCCGCGGACTGATCGGCGCAGCCCTTGTACAGTTCCAGCTCAATAGCCCCGACGCGGCGGTCCGCGCTACTGCACTCACAGCCATAGAGCGTGACGCTGAGGCCTCCCACCTACTTGCACTTCGCGGCTCCATCGACGATGAGCCGGATCCCGCCCTCAAAGCCCGTAAACAACGTCTCGAACGCCTGCTCACCATCCGGTTCGCCGAAGACGACATCGAGCGCATCGCGGCCATCAACAGCTTCGACGGAGACTTGGGAGTAGATGTCAGGGCAGCCTTGAACCCTCTGGTTGCAACCGAAGTTGACGCGGCACCGACGCTTCCGGAAGGCGCGATGCCGATCGAACTGCCGCGGCAAGAAGCCTACGCACTTTTGGTGTCCAAAGGCCTTGCCCAAGCCCAAATCTCAAACGCCGCCATCCGCGAAACCCTTGTCGCCAATATCAACGGCACGACAGTTGCCGGTATCCAGGTCGCATCGCTCGACACCGATACCGCACGATTGGCCGCCTACAACGCTCTCGCAGCACAAGGCGCCGCCGCCCCCACGATTTCCGAAGCCGACATCACAACCACACTGGCGGCCTACCAATTCTACCAAACCTTCACAAATGCCCCAATCGCCGTAGCGTTGGCCGCACAAAACGTGCTGGAAGGCATCGAAACCAGTGTTGCATTAAACCAAACGGCTGATCTCGCGCTCGACGCGATTTCACTGGCGTCCATCTACTTCCTTGCCGCCATCGGCCTTGCCATCACCTTTGGCGTCATGGGCGTGATTAATATGGCGCATGGCGAATTCATCATGATGGGCGCGTACACCGGATACGTCGTGCAGCTGGTGGTGCCTGATTACACCCTGTCCATCATCGTTGCGATCCCGGCCGCATTTATGGTGACCTTCGCGGCCGGTGTCGCAATGGAACGCCTTGTGATCCGTTGGCTCTATCACCGTCCGCTGGAAACCCTTTTGGCGACATTCGGTGTTTCAATCGCATTGCAACAACTCGCCAAAAACATCTTTGGCACCCAAGCCCGCCCGCTCACGGCCCCCGGCTGGCTCGATGGCTCTTGGGTTATCAACGATGTTGTCTCTATCAGCTATATCCGCATCGCGATTTTTGTTCTCGCTCTACTGTTCCTGGGGCTGTTTCTGTTCGTGATGAACCGCACACGCCTTGGCCTCGAAGTTCGCGCTGTCACGCAGAACCCGCGGATGGCGTCTTCGATGGGCATCAACCCCGACCGCATCAACATGCTGACCTTTGGATTTGGCTCGGGCATCGCGGGAATCGCGGGCGTCGCAATCGGCCTTTATGCCAAAGTCACCTCGGAAATGGGCACCGACTACATCGTACAGTCCTTCATGACCGTCGTTGTCGGCGGCGTCGGCAACATCTGGGGCACGCTTTTGGGCGCGACCCTCGTTGGCACGCTGCAAAAAGGCATCGAATGGCTGAACCCGTCCAACACCCTTGCGGCTCAGACCTACATGATCCTCTTCATCATCTTCTTTATCCAGTTCCGGCCACGAGGCATCATTGCTCTCAAAGGCCGCGCGGCGGAGGCGTAAATGTCCGATATTGCACTTAATCCGCCACGCAAACCCTTTGTGGCGCGCTACCCAGCCATGATCGTCTTTCTCGCCATCCTCGGTCTTTTCACCGCCGGAGTGACAGTGTTGGCCGAAGGGTTCGGCATAGGCGTGATCTCCACGTCTTTCGTAAAAACGCTCGGTAAAACCCTTTGCCTCTGTATGGTCGCGCTCGCCATGGACCTTGTGTGGGGGTACTGCGGCATCCTCTCTCTGGGGCACATGGCCTTCTTCGGCATCGGGGGCTACGCCATTGGCATGTGGCTGATGTATGCGCGCACAGAAATCATTGTCGCCACTTCGCTTGCCAACGCCCCCCTGCCCCCGACCTCTGCAGAAATCTCCGACGGGATCGCAACGCAAATTTTCGGCGTGGTCGGCGCCTCCGAGTTTCCGCCAATCTGGGCCTTTGCCCATTCTTTCCCGCTGCAACTCGCCGCCGTGGTGCTGGTCCCCGGCCTTCTGGCATTCGTCTTTGGCTGGCTCGCCTTCCGCAGCCGCGTCACCGGCGTCTACCTGTCGATCTTGACCCAAGCCATGACGCTCGCCCTGTCACTTTACCTTTTCCAGAATGACAGCGGTCTGCGTGGCAACAATGGCTTGTCGGGCCTGCAAAACCTGCCCGGCCTCGATCACGTACCGCAATCCACAGTCTCGATCCTCTTCTTCTGGGCTTCCGCGCTGGCGCTGGCGCTCGCATTCATGGTTTGCTCTTGGGTGATCTCCGGCAAGTTCGGCTCTGTCATTCGCGCCATCCGCGATGATGAAGCTCGCGTGCGCTTCCTTGGCTATTCGGTGGAGGCCTACAAGCTCTTCATTTTCACGTTCACGGCGATCATCGCCGGCATCGCCGGCGCGCTCTACTACCCGCAGGCGGGCATCATCAATCCAGCTGAAATCGCACCGATCGCGTCTATCTATCTAGCTGTCTGGGTCGCAATTGGGGGGCGGGGCAAGCTCTACGGCGCAGTCATCGGCGCAGCATTCGTCTCTCTGCTGTCCACATGGTTTACCGGTGGTCAAGCGCCGGACATCAACCTTGGGTTTTACACGATCCAATGGGTGGACTGGTGGACCATTCTTCTCGGCATTTCCTTTGTTGCCGTCACCATTTTTGCGCCGCGCGGAATCGGAGGCCTTTTTGACGTGATTGCCGACCGTCGCGCCCCCAACCGGCATGGCGCCGCGCTGGGGCCTGACGCAGGTAGTCTGCAAGAAAAGGAAGCCGACAAATGAGCACGCTACTCGAAGTCTCCGGTGTCTCCGTGTCTTTTGACGGCTTCAAGGCCATCAACAATCTTGCGTTCCAGATTGGACCGGCCGAGCTGCGCGCCGTTATCGGCCCCAACGGCGCGGGCAAGACGACCTTCATGGACATCATCACCGGAAAGACCAAGCCGGATGAAGGCCGCGTACTCTGGGGCGAGAAATCAACTTCCCTGCTGTCCATGAATGAAAGCCGCATCGCGCAGGCCGGTGTCGGCCGCAAATTCCAGCGCCCCACCGTTTTCGAAGACCAGACAGTCGCCGAAAACCTGATGCTGGCCTTGAAAAATGACCGCTCACCTTTCGCTGTTCTGGGTTTCCGCCCCAAACAAAGCGACCACGACAAAGTCGCCGATATTGCCTCGCAGATTGGCTTGCTCAGTTCGCTTGAGCGCAAGTCCGGAGAACTCTCTCACGGCCAGAAACAATGGCTCGAAATCGGCATGTTGCTGTCTCAGGATCCCAAACTACTTCTGGTGGATGAACCCGCTGCCGGCATGAGTCCGGCAGAGCGCGAGCACACGACTGAACTACTGGTCGAAGCCGCCAAAACCCGCGCAGTTGTGGTTGTCGAACATGATATGGAATTTGTCCGTCGGCTGAACTGCCGGGTGACGGTGTTGCATGAAGGTTCCGTGCTGGCCGAAGGCTCGCTTGACCACGTAACCAGCGACGAACGCGTAATCGAGGTGTACCTTGGCCGATAATCTTCTGCAGATCGACAACCTGACGCTCCACTATGGCGGCAGTCAGATCCTGAACGGCGTTTCGCTCGATGCCAAAATCGGCGAAGTCGTCTGCGTTATGGGCACAAACGGCGTCGGAAAAACCAGTCTCCTCAAGGCACTGTCCGGCACTCATGCCCACAGCGGGGGCACATATACGCTCTCCGGCGAAACTGTCGCAAAAACTTCCGCCCACGCGCTGGCCAAAAACGGCGTCGCCTATGTGCCGCAAGGACGAGAGATTTTTCCTTTCCTGACTGTCAGGGAGAATTTGGAAACGGGTTTTGCATGCCTGCCGCGCTCCGAACACAGGATTCCTGACGAAATCTTCGACCTGTTCCCAATCCTCAAAGACTTCCTGTCCCGTCGCGGCGGTGACTTGTCAGGAGGCCAGCAACAACAACTCGCCATTGCCCGTGCCCTGATCACGCGGCCGAAACTCCTGCTGCTTGACGAGCCAACAGAAGGTATCCAGCCAAACATCATCAAACAAATCGGTGATGTTATCCGACACCTACGCGAACAAGGCGAAATGTGCATCATTCTCGTCGAACAGTTCTTCGACTTTGCCTATGAGCTTGGGGATCGTTTTGTGGTGATGGACCGGGGCGCCGTGAAGCTCACAGGCACGACTGAAACG
Proteins encoded in this window:
- the urtC gene encoding urea ABC transporter permease subunit UrtC; this translates as MSDIALNPPRKPFVARYPAMIVFLAILGLFTAGVTVLAEGFGIGVISTSFVKTLGKTLCLCMVALAMDLVWGYCGILSLGHMAFFGIGGYAIGMWLMYARTEIIVATSLANAPLPPTSAEISDGIATQIFGVVGASEFPPIWAFAHSFPLQLAAVVLVPGLLAFVFGWLAFRSRVTGVYLSILTQAMTLALSLYLFQNDSGLRGNNGLSGLQNLPGLDHVPQSTVSILFFWASALALALAFMVCSWVISGKFGSVIRAIRDDEARVRFLGYSVEAYKLFIFTFTAIIAGIAGALYYPQAGIINPAEIAPIASIYLAVWVAIGGRGKLYGAVIGAAFVSLLSTWFTGGQAPDINLGFYTIQWVDWWTILLGISFVAVTIFAPRGIGGLFDVIADRRAPNRHGAALGPDAGSLQEKEADK
- the urtD gene encoding urea ABC transporter ATP-binding protein UrtD; translation: MSTLLEVSGVSVSFDGFKAINNLAFQIGPAELRAVIGPNGAGKTTFMDIITGKTKPDEGRVLWGEKSTSLLSMNESRIAQAGVGRKFQRPTVFEDQTVAENLMLALKNDRSPFAVLGFRPKQSDHDKVADIASQIGLLSSLERKSGELSHGQKQWLEIGMLLSQDPKLLLVDEPAAGMSPAEREHTTELLVEAAKTRAVVVVEHDMEFVRRLNCRVTVLHEGSVLAEGSLDHVTSDERVIEVYLGR
- a CDS encoding IclR family transcriptional regulator — translated: MTETDRIPTNLRTLLILEVLGKSDQPMTATEINAALGLPKQTVHRLCATLEQNGFLTRLGKSKHYQVARRLRELGVGLLYNSRDHIVRRQILLDVAREVRETVNYVVPEDDGMSYLDRVEADWAFRIQLPIGTNVPFHCTASGKAFLASLAPVTRRKFVASLNLERMTNATHVTQDTLLAELKEITRLGYSMDREEFLEGMIAIAVPVKDPTGRFIAALAIHGPTQRASMQEATEKKEILQAAADRLGGALFPTA
- a CDS encoding alpha/beta family hydrolase codes for the protein MVEFLVNEAADADCTFVFAHGAGAAMDIPFMNHIADGLALSGIRVVRFEFEYMAARRSGGPRRPPPRIEKIEAEFRSAFDELGQDGPVFLGGKSMGGRVASLIGGDLFAAGRIGGVVCVGYPFHPQNKPEKLRTDHLQDAKAPLLICQGSRDPFGTMNEVAGYGLSETVDVFWLEDGDHDLKPRKRVTGLSQQDHLSAVCKTAAGWMKSRI
- the urtA gene encoding urea ABC transporter substrate-binding protein; the protein is MSKKLLGATTALMMTAAMPALADCPVKVGVLHSLSGTMAISETTLKDTMELLIEQQNAAGGVLGCDIEAVVVDPASDWPLFAEKARELLTVHEVDVIFGNWTSVSRKSVLPVIEELNGLLFYPVQYEGEESSKNVFYTGAAPNQQAIPATDYFLEELEVEKFALLGTDYVYPRTTNNILESYLQQKGIAADDIFVNYTPFGHSDWSKIVADVVALGADGKKVGVISTINGDANVGFYKELAAAGISADDIPVVAFSVGEEELSGLDTSNLVGHLAAWNYFQSAESDANDAFIEAWKAKMGEERVTNDPMEAHYIGFNMWVNAATAAGTTEVDAVRTAMYGQEYPNLTGGTAVMLPNHHLAKPVLIGEIQEDGQFDIISQTEEVPGDAWTDFLPESAVLVSDWKELGCGMYNTETKSCVQIKSNY
- the urtE gene encoding urea ABC transporter ATP-binding subunit UrtE, which translates into the protein MADNLLQIDNLTLHYGGSQILNGVSLDAKIGEVVCVMGTNGVGKTSLLKALSGTHAHSGGTYTLSGETVAKTSAHALAKNGVAYVPQGREIFPFLTVRENLETGFACLPRSEHRIPDEIFDLFPILKDFLSRRGGDLSGGQQQQLAIARALITRPKLLLLDEPTEGIQPNIIKQIGDVIRHLREQGEMCIILVEQFFDFAYELGDRFVVMDRGAVKLTGTTETIAKDTLRDAVSV
- the urtB gene encoding urea ABC transporter permease subunit UrtB: MALCLHALPATSQTEDAPIQLLLQEHAEVLKKSSRKTIGPAIDALANSGLEDAQVVLERWQNKDMWVSKKNGLFVFAEKKDNKTLSLFDVAGSKTIGEGAKKDFKQLKPNSGIRGLIGAALVQFQLNSPDAAVRATALTAIERDAEASHLLALRGSIDDEPDPALKARKQRLERLLTIRFAEDDIERIAAINSFDGDLGVDVRAALNPLVATEVDAAPTLPEGAMPIELPRQEAYALLVSKGLAQAQISNAAIRETLVANINGTTVAGIQVASLDTDTARLAAYNALAAQGAAAPTISEADITTTLAAYQFYQTFTNAPIAVALAAQNVLEGIETSVALNQTADLALDAISLASIYFLAAIGLAITFGVMGVINMAHGEFIMMGAYTGYVVQLVVPDYTLSIIVAIPAAFMVTFAAGVAMERLVIRWLYHRPLETLLATFGVSIALQQLAKNIFGTQARPLTAPGWLDGSWVINDVVSISYIRIAIFVLALLFLGLFLFVMNRTRLGLEVRAVTQNPRMASSMGINPDRINMLTFGFGSGIAGIAGVAIGLYAKVTSEMGTDYIVQSFMTVVVGGVGNIWGTLLGATLVGTLQKGIEWLNPSNTLAAQTYMILFIIFFIQFRPRGIIALKGRAAEA
- a CDS encoding GMC family oxidoreductase, giving the protein MEFDYVVVGAGSAGCALANRLSECGRYTVALLEAGPKDSNPWIHIPVGYFRTMGNPGTDWRYVTQPDPGISGRSIPWPRGRVLGGSSSINGLLYVRGQKEDYDGWAQLGCSGWSWEDVLPYFKRAENWEGEDASGLRGKDGPLSVQNSRLTREVVDLWVDAAEAAGYKRNPDYNGEDQEGVGYFQLTMKGGRRCSSAAAYLAPARGRSNLTVVTDAQTQKVLLSDGRAVGVQARVKDKLQDVRARREVVLSAGAIGSPQIMMLSGIGDPDELAAHGIEVKAALKGVGKNLQDHLQARPVFKTKLSTINVETSNIFKQAAIAAQYALTQRGPMTMAASLGTGFLKTEDHLATPDIQFHIQPFSADSPAEGAHKFSAFTASVLQLRPESAGHLELTSANIDDHPEIHPNYLATDTDCRTIVKGIQVARRIAETEPLKSQITEEYAPGREVAFDDEEGTLEWARQTAVTIYHPTGTCKMGTDPMAVVDARLRVIGVKGLRVADASIMPRIVSGNTNAPAIMIGEKASDLILGDAAG